A window of the Cystobacter fuscus genome harbors these coding sequences:
- a CDS encoding ATP-binding protein, producing the protein MTRNLYNEATLRSLIDHFTNPISVVQDGRIRMANDAYLAMHGLSREQVEGRSFFDFLHPEDLARLRTRYRLREQGMLAESDPRRYVLPSRPGVGPRELAVHVQEVELEGSGFALLCNHLVLGDRPSELEMAERLVETSAKLVAARSEEAVRRIALEGFQGVGLVARFLARDGERFSPFEGFEEALAWRALTEGRPVFGHFENESTAVYLALGTTSSEMLWVAGPEVRPSYGPVLELFAKVVGAALTDARLLADVERSRWELSSVAEVARFVALPEPPSPEDFLARLSLLVGAEAVVLYGSDSPEGPPGLVAQVGLEPAQVEALPMPREEWLSAELSARGVVLSSEAEEREWSALSAGRLVRSAAVPLLLGGQPGGLLQVLRGADPPFSAEELRLLGTLAELLMMLLEQRRLRAESARQLTDSRLLLDLARTTATTLEVASILDVASDFLVKLLDVSNCFILLHDEQAGVLRGAAASVTHRDFFRGLVVPVDDPESLAARVARERRSISVPDLSKAGSIGRRSLVQQLEQKAMLALPLTSREQLIGVVLLDDIRRPRIFPTAFIELAEATCGQIALAITNARLYESLWASYAELAAARAEMVKRERLAALGELSAIVAHEVRNPLGAIFNAVASLRHLLKPDGDTAMLLDILAEESDRLDRMVSDLLDYTRPREPIRQLEDVARMLQDAVEAAWKQQGSPSHITPTIEVEPQLPRVPLDRRHIRQVLINMLVNAMQAMPQGGGVRVLARRELHEDRELLRIDVVDQGSGIPTELIHRVFEPFFTTKAQGTGLGLAVVKRIIEEHHGELSLESTPGRGTTFSIRLPLNQPTSPP; encoded by the coding sequence ATGACGAGGAATCTCTACAACGAGGCGACCCTGCGCAGCCTCATCGACCACTTCACCAATCCCATCTCCGTGGTCCAGGATGGTCGGATCCGGATGGCCAACGACGCCTACCTGGCGATGCACGGGTTGTCGCGCGAGCAGGTCGAGGGCCGCTCCTTCTTCGACTTCCTCCACCCGGAGGACCTGGCGAGGCTGCGCACGCGCTACCGCCTGCGGGAGCAGGGGATGCTGGCGGAGAGCGATCCCCGGCGCTACGTGCTCCCGTCGCGTCCGGGCGTGGGGCCGCGGGAGCTGGCGGTGCACGTGCAGGAGGTGGAGCTGGAGGGCAGTGGCTTCGCGCTGCTGTGCAACCACCTGGTGCTGGGCGATCGTCCGAGCGAGCTGGAGATGGCCGAGCGCCTGGTGGAGACGTCCGCGAAGCTCGTCGCGGCGCGCTCCGAGGAGGCGGTGCGGCGCATCGCCCTGGAGGGCTTCCAGGGGGTGGGGCTCGTCGCGCGCTTCCTGGCGCGGGACGGGGAGCGCTTCAGCCCCTTCGAGGGTTTCGAGGAGGCGCTGGCCTGGCGGGCCCTGACCGAGGGACGCCCCGTCTTCGGCCACTTCGAGAACGAGTCCACGGCCGTCTACCTCGCGCTGGGCACCACGTCGTCGGAGATGCTGTGGGTGGCGGGCCCGGAGGTGCGGCCCTCGTACGGTCCGGTGCTGGAGCTCTTCGCCAAGGTGGTGGGGGCGGCGCTCACCGACGCGCGGCTGTTGGCGGACGTGGAGCGCAGCCGCTGGGAGCTGTCGTCCGTGGCCGAGGTGGCGCGCTTCGTCGCGCTGCCCGAGCCTCCCTCGCCCGAGGACTTCCTCGCGCGGCTGTCGCTGCTGGTGGGCGCGGAGGCCGTGGTGTTGTACGGGTCGGACTCGCCGGAGGGGCCTCCTGGGCTCGTGGCGCAGGTGGGTCTGGAGCCGGCCCAGGTGGAGGCACTCCCGATGCCGCGGGAGGAGTGGCTGTCGGCGGAGCTGTCGGCTCGGGGCGTGGTGCTCTCCAGCGAAGCGGAGGAGCGCGAGTGGAGCGCGCTGTCCGCGGGCCGTCTGGTCCGGAGCGCGGCGGTGCCGTTGTTGCTGGGAGGTCAGCCCGGGGGGCTCTTGCAGGTGCTGCGCGGCGCGGACCCTCCCTTCAGCGCGGAGGAGCTGCGGCTGCTGGGCACGCTGGCCGAGCTGTTGATGATGTTGCTGGAGCAGCGCCGGCTGCGGGCCGAGTCCGCGCGCCAGCTCACCGACTCGCGCCTGCTGTTGGATCTGGCGCGCACCACCGCCACCACGTTGGAGGTGGCGAGCATCCTGGACGTGGCCTCGGACTTCCTCGTCAAGCTGCTGGATGTCTCCAACTGCTTCATCCTCCTGCATGACGAGCAGGCGGGGGTGCTGCGGGGCGCCGCGGCCTCCGTCACCCATCGCGACTTCTTCCGGGGTCTGGTGGTGCCGGTGGATGACCCCGAGAGCCTCGCGGCGCGCGTGGCGCGCGAGCGCCGGTCCATCTCCGTACCGGACCTGTCGAAGGCCGGGTCCATCGGGCGGCGCTCGCTCGTGCAGCAGCTCGAGCAGAAGGCGATGCTGGCGCTGCCACTCACCTCGCGCGAGCAGCTCATCGGCGTGGTGTTGCTGGACGACATCCGCCGGCCCCGGATCTTCCCCACGGCGTTCATCGAACTGGCCGAGGCCACGTGCGGGCAGATCGCCCTGGCCATCACCAACGCGCGTCTGTACGAGTCTCTGTGGGCGTCCTACGCGGAGCTGGCCGCCGCGCGCGCGGAGATGGTCAAGCGCGAGCGCCTGGCGGCCCTGGGCGAGCTGTCGGCCATCGTGGCCCACGAGGTGCGCAATCCCCTGGGTGCCATCTTCAACGCCGTGGCCTCGTTGCGCCACCTGCTCAAGCCGGATGGCGACACGGCCATGCTCCTGGACATCCTCGCCGAGGAGAGTGACCGGTTGGACCGGATGGTGAGCGACCTGCTCGACTACACGCGGCCGCGCGAGCCCATCCGCCAGCTCGAGGACGTGGCGCGCATGCTGCAGGACGCGGTGGAGGCGGCGTGGAAGCAGCAGGGCAGCCCGAGCCACATCACGCCCACCATCGAGGTGGAGCCGCAGTTGCCCCGGGTGCCGTTGGATCGGCGCCACATCCGCCAGGTGCTCATCAACATGCTGGTCAACGCCATGCAGGCGATGCCCCAGGGCGGCGGGGTGCGGGTGCTCGCCCGCCGCGAGCTGCATGAGGACCGGGAGCTCTTGCGCATCGACGTGGTGGACCAGGGGAGCGGCATTCCCACCGAGCTCATCCACCGCGTCTTCGAGCCCTTCTTCACCACCAAGGCCCAGGGCACCGGCCTGGGGCTCGCGGTGGTCAAACGCATCATCGAGGAGCACCACGGGGAACTCTCCCTGGAGAGCACTCCGGGCCGTGGCACCACCTTCTCCATCCGTCTCCCCCTCAACCAGCCGACGAGTCCGCCGTGA
- a CDS encoding sigma-54-dependent transcriptional regulator produces the protein MTDPSTTTLPRGRILVVDDQRNMRATTALLLRSEGYFVLEAATGEEALQILSGGRVELMLTDLKMEPMDGLTLLKKALEVSPRLQVIMMTAFGSIESAVEAMRQGAFDYVTKPFKEGELRYRVERAQERARLQATVDMLAGEFNERHGLSALVGRSPAMLELTSRLMRVAQSDATVLVQGESGTGKELVARAVHAHSRRKALPFVPVNCAAISESLLESELFGHAKGAFTGAVRARRGLVEEADGGTLFIDEVTETTPAFQSKLLRTLQDGEVRRVGESTAVKVDVRIVAATNRDIELEVQEKRFRQDLYYRLNVVTLRVPPLRERLEDVPALAEHFLKRANARSPNPKRLSAAAVEHLMGHNFPGNVRELENLVEQAAALSEGEELLPEDFPLRPHTRVGGTPDAPPAPLTTDLSSRVPTLAEAVEEAERRAIAQALERYAMDLGRVAEELAVSSTTLWRKMKRLNLRPPGGEHRE, from the coding sequence GTGACAGACCCATCGACGACTACTCTTCCTCGTGGCCGCATCCTGGTGGTGGATGACCAGCGCAACATGCGCGCCACCACCGCGCTGCTCCTGCGCTCCGAGGGCTACTTCGTGCTCGAGGCCGCCACGGGCGAGGAGGCGCTGCAGATCCTGTCGGGCGGCCGCGTGGAGCTGATGCTGACCGACCTCAAGATGGAGCCCATGGATGGGCTCACCCTGCTCAAGAAGGCGCTGGAGGTGTCGCCGCGCCTGCAGGTCATCATGATGACGGCGTTTGGCTCCATCGAGAGCGCCGTGGAGGCCATGCGCCAGGGGGCGTTCGACTACGTCACCAAGCCCTTCAAGGAAGGGGAGCTGCGCTACCGGGTGGAGCGGGCGCAGGAGCGGGCGCGGTTGCAGGCCACGGTGGACATGCTGGCGGGCGAGTTCAACGAGCGTCACGGCTTGAGCGCGCTGGTGGGCCGCAGTCCGGCGATGCTCGAGCTGACGTCGCGGCTGATGCGCGTGGCGCAGAGTGACGCCACGGTGCTGGTGCAGGGCGAGAGCGGCACGGGCAAGGAGCTCGTCGCGCGCGCGGTGCACGCGCACAGCCGGCGCAAGGCCCTGCCCTTCGTGCCCGTCAACTGCGCCGCCATTTCCGAGTCGCTGCTCGAGAGCGAGCTGTTCGGCCACGCCAAGGGCGCCTTCACGGGTGCGGTGCGGGCCCGCCGGGGTCTGGTGGAGGAGGCGGACGGGGGCACGCTCTTCATCGACGAGGTGACGGAGACGACGCCCGCCTTCCAGTCCAAGCTGCTGCGCACGTTGCAGGACGGCGAGGTGCGGCGCGTGGGCGAGTCCACCGCGGTGAAGGTGGACGTGCGCATCGTCGCCGCCACCAACCGGGACATCGAGCTGGAGGTGCAGGAGAAGCGCTTCCGGCAGGATCTCTACTACCGGCTCAACGTGGTGACCCTGCGAGTGCCCCCGCTGCGCGAGCGACTGGAGGACGTGCCCGCGCTGGCCGAGCACTTCCTCAAGCGCGCCAATGCGCGCAGCCCCAACCCCAAGCGCCTGTCGGCGGCGGCGGTGGAGCACCTGATGGGCCACAACTTCCCGGGCAACGTCCGGGAGCTGGAGAACCTGGTGGAGCAGGCGGCGGCGCTGTCCGAGGGCGAGGAGCTGCTCCCGGAGGACTTTCCCCTGCGTCCGCACACCCGGGTGGGGGGGACGCCGGATGCGCCGCCCGCGCCGCTCACCACGGACCTCAGCTCCCGCGTGCCCACGCTGGCAGAAGCGGTGGAGGAGGCCGAGCGGCGGGCGATCGCCCAGGCCTTGGAGCGCTACGCGATGGACCTGGGCCGCGTGGCCGAGGAACTGGCCGTCTCCTCCACCACGCTGTGGCGGAAGATGAAGCGCCTCAACCTCCGTCCACCTGGGGGAGAACATCGGGAGTGA